The Daucus carota subsp. sativus chromosome 7, DH1 v3.0, whole genome shotgun sequence genome window below encodes:
- the LOC108193434 gene encoding probable pectate lyase 18, producing MAMATNILSLLFLFSLLSTLSLISSSPHQDPELVVHEVHRNINASRRNLGFLSCGTGNPIDDCWRCDPEWEKNRQRLADCSIGFGKNAIGGRDGKIYIVTDSGDDDAVTPKPGTLRHAVIQDEPLWIIFQRDMVIRLKEELIMNSFKTIDGRGASVHIAGGPCITIQYVTNIIIHGINIHDCKQGGNAMVRSSPRHFGWRTISDGDGVSIFGGSHVWVDHCSLSNCEDGLIDAIMGSTAITISNNFMTHHDKVMLLGHSDSYGQDKNMQVTIAFNHFGEGLVQRMPRCRHGYFHVVNNDYTHWEMYAIGGSASPTINSQGNRFLAPDRRFSKEVTKHEDAPESEWKNWNWRSEGDLMLNGAFFTPSGAGGASSSYSRASSLGARPSTLVGQLTVAAGSLNCKKGSRC from the exons ATGGCCATGGCAACTAACAttctctctctcctctttctcttctctctcctctcaaCTCTCAGTCTCATCTCTTCTTCCCCACACCAAGACCCTGAGTTAGTTGTCCATGAAGTACATAG GAATATAAATGCTTCGAGGAGGAACTTGGGATTTTTGTCATGCGGAACGGGGAATCCCATCGACGACTGCTGGCGATGCGATCCCGAGTGGGAAAAAAATCGCCAGCGTCTAGCGGACTGTTCAATCGGATTTGGGAAAAATGCTATCGGAGGCCGAGACGGGAAAATTTACATCGTCACAGATTCTGGGGACGACGATGCAGTGACCCCGAAGCCGGGGACACTGAGGCATGCAGTGATCCAAGACGAGCCACTATGGATTATTTTCCAGCGTGACATGGTGATCAGATTAAAAGAAGAATTAATTATGAATTCTTTTAAAACAATTGATGGCAGGGGCGCTAGTGTACATATTGCTGGTGGTCCATGCATAACAATTCAATACgtgacaaatataatcatccacGGGATTAATATTCACGATTGTAAGCAAGGCGGCAACGCGATGGTCCGGAGCTCGCCGCGGCACTTCGGGTGGAGGACCATCTCGGACGGTGACGGTGTTTCGATTTTCGGGGGCAGTCATGTGTGGGTCGATCATTGTTCTTTGTCGAATTGCGAAGACGGGCTAATTGATGCGATTATGGGGTCCACTGCGATAACGATATCGAATAATTTTATGACTCACCACGACAAGGTTATGTTGCTGGGACATAGTGATTCTTATGGTCAGGATAAGAATATGCAGGTTACTATTGCTTTTAATCACTTCGGTGAAGGCCTCGTCCAGAGAATGCCTAG ATGTAGACATGGCTATTTCCATGTGGTGAACAATGACTACACGCACTGGGAAATGTACGCGATTGGTGGGAGCGCGTCGCCGACAATTAACAGCCAGGGGAACAGATTTCTTGCCCCAGACCGCAGATTCAGCAAAGAG GTGACGAAGCACGAGGATGCGCCAGAGAGTGAATGGAAGAACTGGAATTGGCGATCAGAAGGTGATCTGATGCTAAATGGTGCGTTTTTTACGCCATCAGGCGCAGGAGGAGCTTCGTCGAGTTACTCCAGGGCTTCCAGCTTAGGCGCAAGGCCATCGACTCTAGTAGGTCAGCTTACAGTGGCCGCGGGTTCACTTAACTGCAAGAAGGGGTCGCGATGCTGA